The window atatttatatctacaaacacaacaaagtctcaagaagccatgctgaAAGAGAtgcaggaagtctgccattttgcctTAACACAGCTATTTTACAGTCATtttagtaccgtattttcacgaccacaaggtgcacttaaaagtcttacattttctccaaaatggacaaaacGCCCTATAATGCGAcacaccttatgtgtgcaccgagttccaacatctataaatttTGCCGTGTGataagcgctccgcttgactttttttttttttttgtgtgactttttttgaccgcttgactgactgggagcatttcctgctgacacgctgcttatacagaggaaaattggacgtggctgaggacagcatgcggacgtaaagggggaagggtgcgtgaaggaggacgctaaagctaaggacccccccaaaaaatggcacctacaaagagacacgcttacgaagcacagtttaaactgcaagctgtcagttatgcggaggaacatgggaattgagcagccgcaaaagaattcaagatcaacgaatccatggttcgcaagtggaggaagcaggaaaacgagcttcaccaagtcaagaagatgaagctgagttttCACGGAAACAacgcgaggtggcccgagttggaagaccaactcgagcaatggattaatgagcaacgaacagccgggagaagcgtctctacagtcaccattcgactgagggcaataacgctgggcgactggttagtacatctgcctcacagttctgagcctatgtggagtttacatgtttcccccgtgtctgcgtgggttttatccaggtactccggtttcctcctacatctcaaaaacatgcatggtaggttaattgaagactctaaattgcccgtagctgtgaatgtgagtgcgaatggttgtttgtttatatgtgccttgcgactggctggcaaccagttctgggtgtaccctgcctcttgtccagagtcagctgagatagactccagcacgcccgtgaccccagtgaggataagtatagataggctccagcacgcccgtgaggcgtgagtgaggagaagcagtacggaaaatggatggaatggatctctaaacatgtattaattggcctattattttgttgtttaaagttgGTTACGCTCTGCAAAAAtacggttccagccagacctatgtgacaactGTACTGTATCACCAAATCACCTGTCGATGTTTTGCGACTGCTTGTAATGCTAGCTGaacaattagcatggctttgacatcaTCTTCACCTATCCAGTCCTTGTCCTCCCTTTGTGACACTTGGGCGGATGGGGTAGGGTAATAATagcgtgcaccaagcagctgttcagtGTGGACGCACCAATGTTGGAAGctggatttccccccccaaaaacatccgGAAGAATCAGCGTTACGGCAGTaacgagtcaacgttcagtgatttccgtagcATATAGggacgttccgtaacatttggcagctctggaaAAACCATCAAGTTGCcacgattcaacctttgcagattaccatgacctggatgactgacaatctacacacacatataaacataaatacaaacagaatacaatgatttgtaaatcatgttcaacctataattaattgaatacaatacaaagacaagatatttaatgttcaaactgataaactttattgtttttagcaaataatcatgaacttagaattttatggctgcaacacgttccaaaaaagctgggacagggtcgtgtttaccactgtgttacataatcttttcttttaacaacattcaataaacgtttgggaaccgaggacactaattgttgaagctttgcaggtggaattctttcccattcttgcgtgatgtacagcttcagctgttcaacagtccagggtctccgttgtcgtattttatgcttcataatgcgccacacattttcaaagggagacaggtctggactgcaggcaggccagtctagtacccgcactcttttactacgaaaccacgctgttgtaacacgtgcagaatgtggtttgacattgtcttgctgaaataagcagcggcgtccatgaaaaagacgttgcttggatggcagcatatgtttctccaaaacctgtatgtacctttcagcattaatggtgccttcaccgatgtgtaagttatccatgccattagcactaacacagccacatactatcacagatgctggcttttgaactttgcatccataacaatccggatggttcttttcctctttggcccagacgacacgacgtccacaatttccaaaaacaatttgaaatgtggaatcgtcggaccacagaacacttttccacgttgcatcagtccatcttagatgagctcgggcccagagaagccggcggcgtttctgggtgttgttgataaatggcttttgctttgcatagtagagtttcaagttgcacttacggatgtagcgccgaactgtatttactgacattggttttctgaagtgttcctgagcccatgcggtgatattctttacacattgatgtcggtttttgatgcagtgccgcctgagggatagaaagtcacgggcattcaatgttggttttcggccatgccgcttacatgcagtgatttatccagattctctgaaccgtttggtgatattatggaccggagatgatgaaatccctaaattccttgccaccgtgggggacctaggttcaagaccccgactggaccatccgccaacatcccccggacccacggctgtggtgtccttgagcaagacactgataccccaaaatgctccccgggcgcttcagctgccccctgctccagtgtgttccactaacatgtgtatgtgttcactgcgatgggttaaatgcagagaacaaatttcgtatgcatgcatgcatgttcatgacaataaaagatgattcttcttcttcttcttaaactgttcgactattttctcacgcagttgttcacaaagaggtgtagcttgccccatctttgcttgtgaatgactgagcaattcagggaagctccttttataccaaatcatggcacccacctgttcccaattagcctgttcacctgtaggatgttccaaacaggtgtttgatgagcattcctcaactttctcagtcttttttgccacctgtcccagctttttgggaacgtgttgcagccataaaattcaaagttaatgattatttgctaaaaacaatcaagttgatcagtttcaatattaaatatcttgtctttgtagtgtattcaattaaatataggttgaacatgatttgaaaatcattgtattctgtttttatttatgtttaacaaaacgtcccaacttcattggaattgtggttgtacatATGCTATAGACTAAACGCTCAAAAGTACAGAGAAAAGATGCAGTTCAGACAAAACCAACGACATGTTCCTGTACTAACTGCACCAAAGCTGAGAGTTTAGAGTTTCAGATCTCTTCTATCAGACACAGTACCTGGTCAGTAGGTTTTGGCTAAAAGATCAAATAATCTGAAAAAGAAGCTTAAATTTTGAAGGACCATCACCTCTGACCTGACACAAGGTAGACATACGCTAGCAGTTTTAAAGTTCTCTTATACCACTACAACCTGGTACGTGGTCAGTAGGGTCAAGATAAAAGCTAATTTAAGATGTTCAAGTGAGGACCTGAGGGGGAATCACAACAATAATCGGAATCAGCATCCACTTCAAGTATCGCTAACCCActaattttcatttgtttgtatttttatacccATGGACCCATGGTAAATGAAGTATGACatactgaaaaagttgaggcaAGTGAAGCCAAACAGTCAAAGACAATGAGCACAAAGGCTACCCAGGTCCAAAGCGAGGACGTTGTTCTGGGCTTGAAGGGTCGAGGGGGATTTAGTCGGATTTGTGACAGTAAAGGTCTTTGAGGGCTTTGAGTTCTTCGATGAGtgtcttgttttggttctcCAGGACAGCCACTCGGTTCTCCAGACACTTGACGTACTCCTTCTTCTTCCTGCGACACTCACGCGCCGCTTCTCTGTTGTGAGATATGTTTACAAACAACATTCTTGCGGACGTAATTCCGGTACCGGGTCTACACATTCGTACCTGTTCTTCATGAGGCGGACCTCTCTCTTGCGGGTGACCTCCTCGGTGGCACCTTGGGTGGGCAGAGCAGGCGACGAGGCCATGACCACCCCAGAGGTGATGGTGTTGGCAGGCGCCGCTCGGATCTGGTAGGCCTGGACATCTCCAGACGCAGCTGAGTATGAGGTTTACATAAGTGTCAAGCAAACATAACCAGGTAGGAAACAGATTTatgttgtttaatgttgttTGGCATTTGATGTGTAAATCACAGTTAATAAGTTCAACCGCTTGGATTGGAGATTTATTAGGTGTTTCAAAGGGATTATGTTTATATAGGTGTTTGGGAATCCATGTTAGGCACACTTTTCAGTATGTTCCCTTGAAATTCTGCTCAGAATACATACATTTGATCATTGTTTATAATAAGACAAAAACCTAAGACAATcatattgctgtcaaatgtgaTTTGGAGTAAATGTGTCACAAACTAGGCTATATCCAGATATCCCCATCCTGATTATATGTAATTTGTCCACAACTTAAAACTTAATAAATCCCATTCAACACATTCAGGAGCTTATTTTGGTCTTTTATTAGGTCTTTCAAAGAGGTTAACTTTATATAGGTGTACAGGAATGTATGTTTGACAAGATTTAGTACTCTTAAGAATGTGCCCTTGTAATTCTAGTTAGAATCCACACATTTTATTATAGATTTTATGTACTGCACGTTCTTACAGCTGCAgtttttaaagtactctgaAATAAAGCTGAGTTGAGTAGATCCAAAAGGAAAAAACCTAAAACAATCTGTCAAATCTGATTTGATCTGTTGTGCTGATGCATTTGCAGTGCCAGAAACTGTCAACCCAGTTTGATCCAGATCTGATGACATTTGTCTACAACGCAATtgtaacatgtactgtatgaacCCCATTTAATACATTAAAGCACTTCGATTTGAGATTTATACATCTTTCATAGAGGTTATGATTGCGATGTATCTTAATGGCTAGATTGATAACCATGATAACCATGATAACCATCTTTGAGCTATTGGAATTCTAGGGCCCGTGGGCCAGATGAGACCCTGTGAGAGAATTTGATCTGATTGCTGTGcagttctaaaaataaaaaaagacaaaaatcccAAGATAATTTTGACAATTGAAGGAAAAACAGATTTGACAGTTCAGGCCTACGTAAAAGTATCCCGCTCACCTTGCACCACCACTTGGTTACTGGGCACCAGTATCTGCTGGCCGTCGCTGGTCTGAGCATACTGCAGGATGGTGGCCCCAGGCTGGGCGGCGGCCGCGTTGGTCATGGTGAGCGCCTGCAGGCCCTGAACGCCGTCTGTGCCGTTATTGGCCAGCTGGATAGCGCCGCCCTGCGTGATGGCAACTGCGTGTGACACGGGAAAAACTTTAAGAAGTCTCCCAGAGATATGATGATGTCACATGAGATGAAACTGACTGTACTGGCCGCTGCTGGTCTGGTAAATAGGGGTGGGCACGGTGACGGTGGTGATGGCGGGCGTGGCAGCTGCCGCCAAATCGTCCTCTGCCTTTTCCTCCTCGATGCGAGGGACAGCCGGTGCATCGGATGACAGGTCGTTCAGGATTTTCCTGTCGGGAGAAAGAGCTCAGGTTATTTTTATGTCTACAGAATCATGTTAACATTTAATTTTGATCCGCATTTTActattattaattaaatgttttaggAAAAAATTCATTCCTCCttattttcttaaatgtttaaataaaaaaataaaatgactttttgtgaaaaagattcAATTTTTAGGCCATATACTGTCATTCGTCCAGCCCTACCGCAACTTGGAAAAAACATTACAGTTTAACTCCAGTGCTGTCGGTGGCAGCACAAGACAAAGTGAGTGGAAACAAACCACAGCCCCATTTAATGGAAGTGGTGGGTCACTGCCccacagagacagagacagataCGCACGCCGTGCGGAGTCAACTCCACATGTCTCTGCTCATGCGCATGCCACCGCTCTGTCTCGGTGAGACTTTAGTTTTCAAAacactgtaatttctcatgtataatacgtcCGTGAGAATAATACGCACTCCCAAAGTTTACACCAGAAATCAGGAAAAGCCGTCCACTTATGTACAATGCGCACTCAAAACCTTCTGTATATTCACATGCTATACATAAATGATGGTGGTAATTGCCCTTTATGctatacagtggaaccacaATAAAACAACCCCGATATAACAGATATCAGATAAAACGGACCTTttggactgaacaatgtgtcccaaaatagttttaatttgtcacttaaactgccattgacaacatctgttagttccagaattggccgctgttgtttacagGTGCCTGTGGCGCAATagaggcagagaatgggacatGCGTATTTcagggtcacagatatacaatatgacgaGATCAAACCATAAGACCTGCCGCGAGAGCGTAGCATGACGGtggttttaacaaaacaagtcCCTGGAGTTTGGAACACACAATTTTTGGTACaggaacatttttcttttgttgagcCATTCGTCTATGGCAATGGATTTGGAACTAAGAgggcacactaattcctcacggctcatgaaagcgacctCAATTCGCCTATGACAGGGGTCGGCAacccaaaatgttgaaagagcCATAttcgacccaaaaaaaaaaaaaaaaaagataatctgTCTGGGGCAGCAAAAAATTAAAAGCCTTATATAAGCCTTATAATGAAGGCAACACATGCTGTAAGTGTCTATATTAGCCTGCTATCCAAATGACGCAATTAGCATTCatgattaaatgtttatttttcctgcaACGCATCCAGGAGAGAATGACGCACCACCTGACTACACTGCTGTACGATGGTGTTTTAAGTTTAACTTCCATTATTGATGTGTTATATTTCGTTGCATTGATGAAATTCTAGAAATATAATACAGAAAACAGATTTgtttatgtcatttttattttgacgataaaaaaaaaaaaaaagcaaaatagaaCATGCCTCCTGTAATTTCAGACCTCCCCATGGACATAAAATGCAGTCCTCTTTAATCCTCAATAATACAAACAATCCTCTTCTCTTTTCCCCCTTATCTGGGCAACAGGCATAGTGTACTAAAACACAGCctgcaattataaaaataaaacagcagcctTTTGAAAAGTACTACGAAAATAAGCCAGTTTCATtccaattaataaaataaaataatgcacaatcctcttctctttccccCCTAATGGCGgcaacagacacaaatgaatagGCTACAATTGCAAATGAGTGTGATAAATCACAGCCTGCAATTAAAACGCAGCCtgcttaaataataaaaaagcagccttttgaaaaggtaaagtatataaaatttaaataatacagtttaaGTTCTATTTCTGTGCATTATCCTCTTCTCTTAAGTGTTCTACAAATGCTATGTAAGTCATTGCAAAGTAAAAAGCAGCATCCTCTTCTCTTTTGACACGCACAATACAACGCAGCCATCCTCGGACCTGagcaacaaaacacaataatatccCTATGTGTCATTCCAAATATATACTGACAGAaaccactttataaaaacagagacTTTGTCGCTACATATGTGCATGTGACAGAATTGTGTCATTTAATGTGACTTCTGTTTTCGGACATCACTGGACAGCTTTTCAACATCGGGCAAGTAAGATTAACTTTATTCTTGGCACATCACTGCAAACTCATCTGTGAGGCGGTTGCAGTATTTGGATTTAATGTAGTTCATGTTTGAGAATATCTGCTCGCACAGGTATGTTGATCCAGAGATGGATAATACCCCAAATGCATATTTCTTCATGTTCCTATAACTGTCAGGAAGAGCATTCCATGTTTCTCGGGTGTTGAAAGGCTCTCAATTTCGCTCCATTCATGGCCATGGGCAAGCTGGACTTTCTGGCGAGCGACATTTTCAAGCTCGGCTGTCAGAGGGTTAGGACACCGATAAATCTTTGTTAGCTATATCGGCCATTTCCATTTCGACGTTAGCTTGATTTACTCCTCGGAATGTGTTCAACAAGGACAGCTAGCATGCCTTCCCTGGAAATATTTTTCCACATGACTCTTTGTTATTTGACAACTTCTCATTACAAAGCAGACATGTAGGCAAACCTTCCGCTTTGGCAATGAAAGCAAATGATTCGCTCCAAGAACTGTTGAATCCTCTGTTCTCCTCAGGTATCTTTCTATAGCCGAGCTCAAAGAAGCGCGCGTCGCAGGCTATGACGCAAATCTTCGTTGacagaaatgttgaaatgtaatatttatttcacacatttttacagtttttgtcatttttttcctactAGAGAAaccacattaaaacaaaaaatatgtttttctcccccatctattttccatttattttccaaggggcacacatttttttgtgtatgttccatgattaaaggaccaagcctattctaccaaaccaacgactttgaaagaacttgaagggcgaatacgggaagttatgtcttccatcccacaagagttccttgtgaaatcaattaatgcggttcccaggcggcttgggAAACTGGTGGATAATGCTGgtgcccatatcgaattttacataaaactccatgcaatacactttcttcccgtgttcatttcttgtaagaattatagttcagaaataaattacaagtacttaaaaatagggagttacttttcaatcacccggtaattaacacacaacaacaatatGCAGAGGGGGTATAAACACACATAAGGTCTATTAACATTCATATTATTAACTATTTAGGGGATTTGGGCACTAAATTACATAAAACGGCATTTTATCAACTATTTACAACGACGCTAAGCATGCTGGGAAATACTCTGATAGCAAGCTGCCATGTCGGagtatgtgtgcatgcatgcatgcatgcatgtatgtatgtatgtatctatctatcgtGGATCTTTTTCGTTTTTCCCTAAATTCCCCCCAAGCTTTTGCGTCTCGCAGTCATATACATCCGATTACCTGATTAGaagtaaaatatatacagtataatcctcgatagaacggactaTTGTGGGGATTGAGCCACATACTGCTACACTAAGTCTCAAGACAAAGCCAGAAGAGTATCCGTGTCACCTGTACGAGGGTCGCCGCGAAAGGATTTCGCGACGTTTCTGCGAGTCAGTGACGCTGTCCACCGACTCCTGCGAATCCTCGCTTTCGGCGATGGTGGAGATCTACAAGGCATACACGCACCAGAAAGGATATATTATGAATTAATTGTTATATCAACCGAATTATGATACATGCTCAGCTAAATAaggaagttaaaataaaatgccaaaAAGCTGGAAACACAGAATTATTCTGCCTGTGGGTTTCTTCTACCTGAAACAAGTTGTTAgtttgcatattttgtattaatatttacataaaatgtttcatacaatgttttatatataaaaaaagatagTACAtcttaaatgaaaagaaagttaTTCTTAATTTATgcgtttttatatttatgtcatTTGACTTTTATACCGGTaccttaaaaaatgtaaaccatTTTTCtactttaatatttttatattatattaaacattttttaaatgtaaaattaaattggACTTTCTTGAAAGGCATTATAGAAATCCAGTTTCTTAGAAATTTGTGCAATTCTTACATGTACCTGTAGGTCATTCCACTtcagtctgaaaaaaatatttgcaattttattaattgtatttttcacattcaaCATTATATTTAAAACTTCATTGGCCTCCCTTAAAAGGCTATTCAAATCTTAATTTTCATCATCTATCTATTTATATCTGTCCATCAGTTATTATtacaaaccctaattccaatgaaggtggtacattgtttaaaaaaaagaatactatgatttgcaaatcgttttcaacctatattcaattgaatacactacaaaggcaagatactCAATggtcaaactgatgaacattgttatattattattttattttttttgggcaaatattctctcattttgagtttgatgcctgcaacacattacaaaaaagctgggacaggggcaacaaaagattgggaaagttgaagaattcccaaaaaacatgttggaactgtttggaacattccacaggtgaacaggttaattgaaaaaaggtgagtgtcatgatagGGTATATTaggagcatccccaaaaggctcagttgttac is drawn from Phycodurus eques isolate BA_2022a chromosome 12, UOR_Pequ_1.1, whole genome shotgun sequence and contains these coding sequences:
- the creb1b gene encoding cyclic AMP-responsive element-binding protein 1b; translated protein: MKMESAAAEAQQAAESAEAENQQQITPAQLATLAQVSMATGHGTATGPTVTLVQLPNGQTVQVHGVIQAAQSSVIQSPHVQAVQISTIAESEDSQESVDSVTDSQKRREILSRRPSYRKILNDLSSDAPAVPRIEEEKAEDDLAAAATPAITTVTVPTPIYQTSSGQYIAITQGGAIQLANNGTDGVQGLQALTMTNAAAAQPGATILQYAQTSDGQQILVPSNQVVVQAASGDVQAYQIRAAPANTITSGVVMASSPALPTQGATEEVTRKREVRLMKNREAARECRRKKKEYVKCLENRVAVLENQNKTLIEELKALKDLYCHKSD